Proteins from a genomic interval of Cheilinus undulatus linkage group 15, ASM1832078v1, whole genome shotgun sequence:
- the cdk5r2b gene encoding cyclin-dependent kinase 5 activator 2b: MGTVLSISPASKRASIMDAGESAGDGFKPDKSLKRHSMFVALSWKKLVASSAKKSAKKVTPNPLPTRDVQCTQISQLNSVNNRKTHQNEEKKPKAPIPVPVPTVPTVTKQNGEMVQNGRLSSVQKQPSSQSLASPRRVIIQASTGELLRCLGNFMCRRCFKLKDLNSGEVILWFRNIDRTLLLQGWQDQGFITPANLVFVYLLCEDTIEDSIASAAELQGTFQTCLYLAYSYMGNEISYPLKPFMNDANKDVFWENALRIISRMSAKMLQLNADPHFFTEVFQDLKNQRDSNESSLDR, from the coding sequence aTGGGCACCGTCCTCTCCATATCTCCGGCGTCGAAGAGGGCGTCGATTATGGACGCGGGAGAGAGCGCAGGAGACGGATTCAAGCCTGACAAGAGCCTCAAGCGCCACTCCATGTTCGTGGCTCTCTCCTGGAAGAAGCTGGTGGCCAGTTCGGCCAAGAAGAGTGCCAAGAAAGTGACCCCGAACCCGCTGCCCACGCGCGATGTGCAGTGCACTCAGATCTCCCAGCTGAACAGCGTCAACAACAGGAAGACGCACCAGAACGAGGAGAAGAAGCCCAAAGCGCCGATCCCAGTCCCGGTGCCCACGGTGCCCACAGTAACCAAGCAGAATGGCGAGATGGTACAGAACGGGAGGCTGTCCTCGGTGCAGAAGCAGCCCAGCAGCCAGTCTCTGGCGTCACCGCGGCGGGTCATCATCCAGGCTTCCACCGGGGAGCTGCTGCGCTGTTTGGGGAACTTCATGTGCCGCAGGTGTTTTAAACTGAAAGACTTGAACAGCGGGGAGGTGATCCTGTGGTTCCGGAACATTGATCGGACTCTCTTGCTCCAGGGCTGGCAGGATCAGGGCTTCATCACGCCGGCCAACCTGGTGTTCGTGTACCTGTTGTGCGAAGACACGATAGAGGACAGCATCGCCAGCGCGGCCGAGCTGCAGGGCACCTTTCAGACTTGCCTTTACCTCGCCTACTCCTACATGGGCAACGAGATCTCCTACCCGCTCAAGCCGTTCATGAACGATGCGAATAAGGACGTTTTCTGGGAGAACGCGCTCCGGATCATCAGCAGGATGAGTGCCAAAATGCTGCAGCTCAATGCAGACCCGCACTTTTTCACTGAGGTCTTCCAGGACCTCAAAAACCAGCGAGACAGCAACGAGTCAAGCCTGGACCGCTGA